Proteins found in one Serinicoccus marinus DSM 15273 genomic segment:
- a CDS encoding ATP-binding protein, with translation MRFDSITADAFGPFKGAELEVGPGLTVVHGLNESGKSSWAAALYASLAGRRRSRGRGTKEDTEFRRRHKPWSGTRWQVTAKITTDDGARLAVAQNLQQGSTRVIDLETSRTLTPRELQERFDIPPSTGDDIDVGQLFGLSRGTLRATTFVPQAEVLRVLEQADELQQFLQRAASSQTVDVTAHQVIERLRDELSTRVGSPSIGQRPLRAATSQLQAASEEAYRLRAARDELRRVAAEVTRQLEEETRERAELTALETLEGWAELEALENRAARVGAFENELAELGTVPEAAPAELRERVHAARTAYLTLGELPPAPEGPGTVELEQQLAQLPQAPTGDATPDPQVRQLWESLRQGVSALDSQADAGTEGDEAALPDAGSDELRRYADRLRLPRPAWDPAEDEQEARLRGEHEEARSRYAAELDTWTQASEDYERAAADYRQARADYEEQLRDYQARLETRREESTAWESAQRTRAERRAQERSGAGGGTWQLVVGALLALVGLVMLVVEPVTGVVLLVLGLALVAWGLAARGKGRRSPTTEQPEPETQRPAPPTPPDPPSPPEMSHPGPRPGEPLLSPRVEDIVTRRARWTEQAAAFDTAREELLAELRTRGLPVDPEELQSLARAVDEREGARRAAGERRRAAAKLRQRVEETAGRLLAALGGRGEEVSGLAGPEAADQAYRRYEQGCQERAALAREAGRREDLESALAARRSEEAAHQAAVARRETTRSALLTLARDLRQDHGDDPDGAATLLGGWLEQQQTADRGRARRDRLQSLRDQLLDGVTLDELTARADELRARLGRRPVRPAPPDLEQALAEAGRRVEHAATRRASTEGRLRTLRSEEQDLASALEEEARRRRELASVEELKATLELAVEHLDAAQGEAHRSLAPVLESAMRPRIPSVTGGRYRDVRVDPEELTVELQERSGSWRNATYLSQGTTEQTYMLLRLALVEHLDTRETMPLVLDDVTVQCDRHRTVALLDLLADVARERQVILFSQESGVLEWAQERLDEGTGGRLVALSASTP, from the coding sequence ATGAGGTTCGACAGCATCACCGCCGACGCCTTCGGCCCGTTCAAGGGGGCGGAGCTCGAGGTGGGCCCGGGGCTGACCGTCGTGCACGGGCTCAACGAGAGCGGCAAGTCCTCCTGGGCGGCCGCGCTCTACGCCAGCCTGGCCGGACGGCGCCGGTCCCGGGGCCGCGGCACGAAAGAGGACACCGAGTTTCGTCGCCGTCACAAGCCGTGGAGCGGCACGCGCTGGCAGGTGACGGCGAAGATCACCACCGACGACGGGGCACGCCTGGCCGTGGCCCAGAACCTGCAGCAGGGCAGCACCCGTGTCATCGACCTGGAGACCTCCCGGACGCTCACGCCCCGTGAGCTGCAGGAGCGCTTCGACATCCCCCCGTCCACGGGCGACGACATCGACGTCGGCCAGCTCTTCGGCCTGTCCCGGGGCACGCTGCGCGCCACGACGTTCGTGCCCCAGGCGGAGGTCCTGCGCGTCCTCGAGCAGGCCGACGAGCTGCAGCAGTTCCTCCAGCGCGCCGCGTCCAGCCAGACGGTCGACGTCACCGCACACCAGGTGATCGAACGCCTCCGGGACGAGCTGTCCACGAGGGTCGGCAGTCCGAGCATCGGCCAACGCCCGCTGCGCGCGGCCACGTCCCAGCTTCAGGCCGCCTCGGAGGAGGCCTACCGGCTGCGGGCCGCCCGCGACGAGCTGCGGCGGGTGGCGGCCGAGGTGACCCGGCAACTTGAGGAGGAGACTCGCGAACGGGCCGAGCTGACCGCGTTGGAGACCCTCGAGGGCTGGGCCGAGCTGGAGGCCCTGGAGAACAGGGCGGCGCGCGTCGGCGCGTTCGAGAACGAGCTGGCCGAGCTGGGCACGGTGCCCGAGGCCGCGCCCGCGGAGCTGCGCGAGCGGGTGCACGCGGCGCGCACGGCATACCTGACCCTGGGCGAGCTGCCCCCGGCGCCCGAGGGGCCAGGCACGGTCGAGCTCGAGCAGCAGCTGGCCCAGCTGCCGCAGGCCCCCACGGGCGACGCCACGCCGGACCCGCAGGTGCGGCAGCTGTGGGAGAGCCTGCGGCAGGGGGTGTCCGCCCTGGACTCCCAGGCGGACGCCGGGACGGAGGGGGACGAGGCTGCGCTGCCCGACGCCGGCAGCGACGAGCTGCGGCGGTATGCCGACCGTCTGCGGCTCCCCCGCCCCGCGTGGGACCCGGCCGAGGACGAGCAGGAGGCGCGGCTGCGGGGCGAGCACGAGGAGGCCCGGAGCAGGTATGCCGCGGAGCTGGACACCTGGACCCAGGCCTCGGAGGACTACGAGCGGGCGGCGGCGGACTACCGGCAGGCCCGGGCGGACTACGAGGAGCAGCTGAGGGACTACCAGGCCCGGCTCGAGACGCGCCGGGAGGAGTCGACCGCCTGGGAGAGCGCGCAGCGGACCCGGGCCGAGCGGCGGGCCCAGGAACGGTCCGGCGCCGGCGGGGGCACCTGGCAGCTGGTCGTCGGAGCACTGCTGGCGCTGGTCGGCCTCGTCATGCTCGTCGTGGAGCCCGTCACGGGTGTCGTGCTGCTCGTGCTGGGCCTGGCCCTGGTCGCCTGGGGACTCGCAGCGCGTGGGAAGGGGCGCCGGTCCCCCACGACCGAGCAGCCGGAGCCCGAGACGCAGCGGCCGGCCCCGCCGACCCCGCCCGACCCGCCGAGCCCGCCGGAGATGAGCCACCCCGGCCCCCGTCCGGGGGAGCCGCTGCTGTCGCCGCGGGTGGAGGACATCGTGACCCGGCGGGCGCGCTGGACCGAGCAGGCCGCGGCCTTCGACACCGCTCGTGAGGAGCTCCTCGCCGAGCTGCGGACGCGCGGGCTGCCCGTCGACCCGGAGGAGCTGCAGAGCCTCGCCCGGGCGGTCGACGAGCGAGAAGGGGCACGACGGGCCGCCGGGGAGCGCCGTCGCGCGGCCGCGAAGCTCCGGCAGCGGGTGGAGGAGACGGCCGGGCGGCTGCTCGCCGCCCTGGGCGGGCGCGGTGAGGAGGTCTCCGGGCTGGCAGGACCCGAGGCCGCGGACCAGGCGTACCGACGGTACGAGCAGGGCTGCCAGGAGCGTGCCGCACTCGCCCGCGAGGCAGGACGTCGGGAGGACCTCGAGAGTGCCCTCGCCGCGCGACGGTCCGAGGAGGCGGCGCACCAGGCGGCGGTCGCCCGCCGCGAGACCACCCGATCCGCCCTCCTGACGCTGGCAAGGGACCTCCGGCAGGACCACGGGGACGACCCCGACGGGGCCGCCACCCTCCTGGGTGGCTGGCTGGAGCAGCAGCAGACCGCCGACCGGGGACGCGCGCGCCGGGACCGGCTGCAGTCCCTCCGGGACCAGCTGCTCGACGGGGTGACCCTGGACGAGCTGACCGCCCGGGCCGACGAACTGCGTGCCCGGCTGGGGCGACGGCCGGTACGCCCCGCCCCGCCCGACCTGGAGCAGGCGCTGGCGGAGGCCGGCCGACGGGTGGAGCACGCCGCGACCCGCCGGGCCAGCACCGAGGGCCGGCTGCGGACGCTCCGCAGCGAGGAGCAGGACCTGGCGTCCGCGCTCGAGGAGGAGGCGCGCCGGCGGCGCGAGCTCGCCTCGGTCGAGGAGCTGAAGGCCACCCTCGAGCTGGCCGTCGAGCACCTCGACGCCGCGCAGGGCGAGGCGCACCGCAGCCTGGCCCCGGTGTTGGAGTCCGCCATGCGGCCACGGATCCCTTCGGTCACCGGTGGTCGCTACCGCGACGTCCGCGTCGACCCCGAGGAGCTGACCGTCGAGCTGCAGGAACGGAGCGGTTCGTGGCGCAACGCCACCTACCTCTCGCAGGGCACGACCGAGCAGACCTACATGCTCCTGCGGCTGGCGCTCGTTGAGCACCTGGACACGCGCGAGACGATGCCGCTCGTCCTCGACGACGTCACCGTGCAGTGCGACCGCCACCGGACGGTGGCGCTGCTGGACCTGCTGGCCGACGTCGCACGCGAGCGGCAGGTCATCCTGTTCTCGCAGGAGTCCGGGGTGCTGGAGTGGGCCCAGGAGCGGCTCGACGAGGGGACAGGAGGCCGGCTGGTCGCCCTCAGCGCATCGACACCGTGA
- a CDS encoding helicase-related protein has product MPHQVQAVYQEMLPHEQLRFLLADDPGAGKTIMTGLYLKETLALQRAGRVLIVAPGSLTEQWVEEMWTKFGLAFVELGTEHLDRSDPARPTVAPAGPLVVARVDQLARNVDLRDAVLRTGFDVVVVDEAHKMSARDWGSKTFFSKRYQLGQDLASVAEHLLLLTATPHNGKSSDFQHFMRLLEVELDPDRPVLEQAPVRRLVKEQLVHADGSPLFPPRVASTLTYAMAGPERVLYDAVTEYVADEMNKVMDDTVRRHVGFAMMVLQRRLASSPEAILRSLERRLDLLRTQLELAREAEQDLGRLLAASLAGGAAGQRDEDEEVDDDAQSDATSARTPAELQGEILVLERLVARARQVRQEGVDRKWDALAGLLTSPDMTDERGFRRKIIVFTEHRDTLDYLEERLAEIVRPGERVAVISGLTARHERRQAQHDFTHDPACSVLLATDAAGEGVNLQVANLMVNYDIPWNPNRLEQRFGRIHRIGQERTCHLWNLVAADTREGAVFETLLGKLQVQRDALGDRVFDVLGDVLSGADLSRILTQAVRGTSAGDGLDVLSDRLDRGLAEEVQRRAASTTEFTQEDLELIQRQLAWARRLDPQVSTVPEFARRALRRYGAEVHEVGRGVWSVPYVPAVLAEVPGVERHYRRLHLDRAGLDDEVGASQFLAPGHPLLTALTRQVLDDLAEAMVDGVMLVDLTAAADYLLVTTTEDGYPRTWRVERDGGRDEVAVGAALELTPHASVDRAWAIELAETTGAVGPETVAVVAVRGTGSEAEVGDRERRLAELTAKSAAEGAVVRGRQGEGFDLAVERGPCVEFVRLGGDVATTR; this is encoded by the coding sequence CTGCCCCACCAGGTGCAGGCCGTCTACCAGGAGATGCTCCCGCACGAGCAGCTGCGCTTCCTGCTGGCGGACGATCCCGGGGCCGGCAAGACGATCATGACCGGGCTCTACCTGAAGGAGACGCTCGCCCTGCAGCGGGCCGGACGGGTGCTGATCGTCGCGCCGGGGAGCCTGACCGAGCAGTGGGTCGAGGAGATGTGGACCAAGTTCGGCCTCGCCTTCGTCGAGCTGGGGACGGAGCACCTCGACCGGAGCGACCCCGCCCGGCCGACAGTCGCCCCGGCGGGGCCGCTGGTCGTGGCCCGGGTGGACCAGCTGGCGCGCAACGTCGACCTGCGGGACGCGGTGCTGAGGACGGGGTTCGACGTCGTGGTCGTCGACGAGGCGCACAAGATGAGCGCGCGCGACTGGGGGTCCAAGACGTTCTTCAGCAAGCGCTACCAGCTGGGGCAGGACCTGGCCTCGGTGGCCGAGCACCTGCTGCTGCTCACCGCGACGCCGCACAACGGCAAGTCCTCGGACTTCCAGCACTTCATGCGCCTGCTGGAGGTCGAGCTGGACCCCGACCGCCCGGTGCTCGAGCAGGCCCCGGTCCGCCGGCTGGTGAAGGAGCAGCTCGTCCACGCCGATGGGAGCCCGCTGTTCCCGCCCCGGGTGGCCTCCACGCTCACCTACGCCATGGCCGGTCCCGAGCGGGTGCTCTACGACGCGGTGACCGAGTACGTCGCCGACGAGATGAACAAGGTCATGGACGACACGGTCCGCCGGCACGTGGGCTTCGCGATGATGGTGCTGCAGCGGCGGCTGGCCTCCTCGCCCGAGGCGATCCTGCGCTCGCTGGAGCGGCGGCTCGACCTGCTCCGCACCCAGCTGGAGCTGGCACGGGAGGCGGAGCAGGACCTGGGTCGGCTGCTGGCGGCGTCGTTGGCGGGTGGTGCCGCGGGGCAGAGGGACGAGGACGAGGAGGTCGACGACGACGCGCAGTCCGACGCGACGTCGGCCCGGACGCCGGCCGAGCTGCAGGGGGAGATCCTCGTCCTCGAACGGCTCGTGGCCAGGGCACGGCAGGTGCGGCAAGAGGGCGTGGACCGCAAGTGGGACGCCCTCGCGGGTCTGCTGACGAGCCCGGACATGACCGACGAACGGGGCTTCCGGCGCAAGATCATCGTCTTCACCGAGCACCGCGACACGTTGGACTACCTGGAGGAGCGGCTGGCGGAGATCGTCCGGCCGGGGGAGCGGGTGGCGGTCATCAGCGGGCTGACGGCCCGGCACGAGCGCCGGCAGGCGCAGCACGACTTCACCCACGACCCGGCCTGCTCGGTGCTGCTGGCGACCGACGCGGCGGGCGAGGGGGTGAACCTGCAGGTGGCCAACCTGATGGTGAACTACGACATCCCCTGGAACCCCAACCGGCTCGAGCAGCGGTTCGGTCGCATCCACCGGATCGGCCAGGAACGCACCTGCCACCTGTGGAACCTCGTCGCGGCCGACACCCGTGAGGGTGCCGTCTTCGAGACCCTGCTGGGCAAGCTGCAGGTGCAGCGGGACGCCCTGGGGGACCGGGTCTTCGACGTGCTGGGCGACGTGCTGTCCGGTGCGGACCTGAGCCGGATCCTCACCCAGGCGGTGCGGGGCACCTCGGCCGGTGACGGGCTGGACGTGCTGTCGGACCGGCTGGACCGTGGTCTGGCGGAGGAGGTGCAGCGGCGGGCGGCCAGCACGACCGAGTTCACCCAGGAGGACCTCGAGCTGATTCAGCGGCAGCTGGCCTGGGCGCGCAGGCTCGACCCGCAGGTGTCGACGGTGCCGGAGTTCGCCCGGCGGGCGCTGCGCCGCTACGGGGCGGAGGTCCACGAGGTGGGCCGGGGCGTGTGGTCCGTGCCTTACGTGCCGGCGGTGCTGGCCGAGGTCCCGGGGGTGGAGCGGCACTACCGGCGGCTCCACCTGGACCGTGCCGGGCTGGACGACGAGGTGGGGGCCAGCCAGTTCCTGGCGCCGGGCCATCCATTGCTGACGGCGCTCACGCGCCAGGTGCTGGACGACCTCGCCGAGGCGATGGTGGACGGGGTGATGCTGGTGGACCTGACGGCCGCGGCCGACTACCTCCTGGTGACCACGACGGAGGACGGTTACCCCAGGACTTGGCGGGTCGAACGAGACGGTGGCCGAGACGAGGTGGCGGTGGGGGCTGCCCTGGAGCTGACGCCTCATGCGTCGGTGGACCGTGCCTGGGCCATCGAGCTGGCGGAGACGACCGGGGCGGTCGGTCCGGAGACTGTCGCCGTCGTGGCCGTCCGTGGGACGGGCAGCGAGGCGGAGGTGGGGGACCGGGAGAGACGGTTGGCGGAGCTGACTGCAAAGTCGGCGGCGGAGGGGGCCGTCGTCAGGGGTCGACAGGGGGAGGGGTTCGACCTGGCGGTGGAGAGAGGGCCGTGCGTGGAGTTCGTGCGGCTGGGCGGTGATGTGGCCACAACCCGCTGA